In Maylandia zebra isolate NMK-2024a linkage group LG12, Mzebra_GT3a, whole genome shotgun sequence, a single genomic region encodes these proteins:
- the si:dkey-193c22.1 gene encoding uncharacterized protein si:dkey-193c22.1 → MSDLKYYMSLSVTVGVMLVGLSYTICLASQWIYGWPDKPGYKKYIEALNPRRIYRLSFVTLDLLKYLRYARLYFQLKSWYNDERNLKYYEKGITFGRRGNKLDLYHPPNVDKLEDMPSPVVIFIYGGAWSSGERSTYCLLSRQMAEELKATVICPDYCTYPKGNVLGMVQDIADCLIWVHENGEKFNFDKDNIVLIGHSAGAHLCTLTTLFLVDTREELSIEPDKQQEVFLLIRGIIGLSGVYNTVEHYEHEQKRGIEYLSDMHRAMTGVENLPFYSPTHLLKKLSQDKVSRLPPFALLHGTNDIVVPAESTMRFSELLTSRSVKLSLNLLPRASHTDIPVDLMVSNRRLYHPIYGYINEEFRKLLGTCTSLEKHSKICNTY, encoded by the exons AT GTCTGATCTAAAATACTACATGTCACTGTCTGTGACTGTGGGTGTCATGTTGGTGGGCCTGTCATACACAATCTGTTTAGCCTCCCAGTGGATTTATGGTTGGCCTGACAAGCCTGGGTATAAGAAGTACATAGAAGCTCTTAATCCAAG GCGAATATATCGTCTCAGCTTTGTTACGCTGGATCTTCTCAAATACCTGCGGTATGCCAGACTTTACTTTCAACTGAAGTCATGGTATAACGATGAGAGGAACCTTAAGTATTACGAAAAG GGCATCACATTTGGTCGCAGAGGCAACAAGCTGGACTTGTACCACCCTCCAAATGTAGACAAGTTAGAAGATATGCCATCACCAGTTGTAATATTTATCTATGGAGGTGCTTGGAGTTCAGGAGAAAGGTCCACTTACTGTTTACTGAGCAGGCAGATGGCTGAAGAACTGAAAGCAACTGTAATTTGTCCTGATTACTGCACATATCCAAAG GGGAATGTTTTAGGGATGGTCCAAGATATCGCTGACTGCTTGATTTGGGTCCACGAGAATGGAGAGAAATTCAACTTTGACAAA GATAACATTGTATTAATTGGGCATTCAGCAGGTGCACATTTGTGTACACTCACCACACTGTTTCTTGTTGATACAAGAGAGGAGCTTTCCATAGAGCCAGACAAGCAGCAGGAAGTCTTCCTGTTAATAAGAGGAATTATTG GTCTGAGTGGCGTCTACAACACTGTGGAACATTATGAACATGAACAGAAACGAGGAATCGAATACCTCTCTGACATGCACAGAGCAATGACTGGTGTGGAAAACCTTCCATTCTACTCACCAACACACTTACTGAAGAAGCTCAGCCAAGACAAAGTCAGCAG ATTGCCTCCATTCGCCTTGCTCCATGGGACCAATGACATTGTCGTTCCTGCTGAATCTACCATGAGATTCTCTGAGCTTCTCACTTCGCGCTCTGTTAAGTTGTCATTGAATCTGCTTCCCAGAGCGAGCCACACTGATATCCCCGTTGACCTCATGGTGTCAAACAGACGCCTCTACCATCCAATCTACGGATACATCAACGAAGAGTTCAGAAAACTTCTGGGTACTTGCACATCATtagaaaaacattcaaaaatctGTAATACATACTGA